Within Candidatus Methylomirabilota bacterium, the genomic segment GCGACCGCGCCCGGGTAGCGGCCCTTGGCGATCTCGCCCTTCACGACGTCGGTGGCCCGGGCCAGCCGCGGCGAGGAGAGGCCGACCTCTTCCGGCTTCGCGGTGGGCAGGCCCTGCGCCGAGGCGAGCCCGGGTGCGGCCGCGACCGAGAGCAGCAGCGAGAGGAGCCGGGCCGCGACGGCGAGCGGGCTCACTGGGGCTTGAGCCGCATGTCCTCGTGGGATGGGAAGGGGAACATCGGGATCGAGTTGATGGTGTGGTCGGCCACGCGCGGGCCCACCGCGATGAGCCCGCGGAGGTCCATGAGCGGGGCGAACATCACCCGGTCGATGGTGGCCCGCTGGATGCGATGGAGCAGCGCCTCGCGCTTGGCGGGGTCGCGCTCGCGCGCCTGCTGCAGGAACCATTCGTCGAGATCCGGGTAGCCGCCGTAGGCCGAGGCGCCTTTCGAGTAGATGAAGGCCTCCACCCGACTCGCCGCGTTGCCGGAGTTGCCCACCGCGACCAGGAACAGCCCGCGCAGCTTCTTCTCCTGCCAGGCCGCGTAGAAGGCGGCCCGCTCCATCGGACGCATCCGCACCCGGATGCCCGCCGCGTTCAGGTTGTTGAGCGCGGCGTCGCCCACCGAGGAGAAGCCGGGAATCGCGGTGAAGTCACCCGCGTCGATACCGCGCGGATAGCCGGCCTCGGCCAGCAGCGCCTTCGCCTTCGCGGGATCGTAGGCCGGCGCGGGCACCTGCAGGGCGAAGTCCATCACGCGCGGCACGATGACCCCGGCGGGCGGGCAGTGGCCGAGGCAGGCGGACTCGCTGGTGCCCTTGCGGTCGAGCGCGTAGTTGACGGCCAGGCGCAGGCGCCGGTCGCTCCACGGCGATTTCGGGTCCCACTGGTCGGGAAACTCGATCCAGAAGATCGAGGCGTGGCGCGTGGCCACCAGCGACAGACGCGAGTCCTTGGTGACCGCCTCCGCCTCGGGGCCGTCCAGGAAGTACGCGAAGTCGGTCTCGCCGCTCTTGAGCATGGCCAGCCGCGTGGTGCTGTCGGGCACGCTCTTCATGGTCAGCTTCTTGATGTGGGGCGGGTGGCGCCAGTAGCCGGGGAACGCCTCGAGGGTGACGTCGATCCCGGGGCGCTGGCTCACGAACTTGTAGGGCCCGGCGCCGATCGGGCGCTGGCGGAAGGCCTCGGCCCCGACCTGCTCGAAGTACTTCCGCGGCATCACGATGCC encodes:
- a CDS encoding serine hydrolase, encoding MSPLAVAARLLSLLLSVAAAPGLASAQGLPTAKPEEVGLSSPRLARATDVVKGEIAKGRYPGAVA
- a CDS encoding ABC transporter substrate-binding protein codes for the protein MPRVDRVAALVVIALLVWGSPIAGPAAAQTPAGDVAVSFHVTLAPSWFDPSTAPPQITPFGVMYAIHDALVRPLPGQKMGPSLAESWTESPDGLVYEFRLRRGLKFHNGDALTTDDVKWSFDRYQGAGAREYRARVRQVEVVDASVIRFHLKEPWPDFMTFYGTTATAAGIVMPRKYFEQVGAEAFRQRPIGAGPYKFVSQRPGIDVTLEAFPGYWRHPPHIKKLTMKSVPDSTTRLAMLKSGETDFAYFLDGPEAEAVTKDSRLSLVATRHASIFWIEFPDQWDPKSPWSDRRLRLAVNYALDRKGTSESACLGHCPPAGVIVPRVMDFALQVPAPAYDPAKAKALLAEAGYPRGIDAGDFTAIPGFSSVGDAALNNLNAAGIRVRMRPMERAAFYAAWQEKKLRGLFLVAVGNSGNAASRVEAFIYSKGASAYGGYPDLDEWFLQQARERDPAKREALLHRIQRATIDRVMFAPLMDLRGLIAVGPRVADHTINSIPMFPFPSHEDMRLKPQ